The stretch of DNA CTGCAGGACCTCATCGTCGTTGCTCAAATTCTCAGACGCAGGCTTCACGGTAGCGGCGCCTGCAACCGAATCCAGTTTAGGGGAGCGATTCGCGGCGCAGCCTGCTGCACTGAGAATTGAGAGAACGTAAGCGAACCTGATCAGATTCGACCGGGGATGAATCATCGTCCTTGACCTTCACCATACATGCCGTAGCGGGCCCATCTGAAAACTCCTTGCCCAGGGAGCTATCGCGACAGGAGTCAAAAAAAAACGGCACGGTCCAAAAAGGACATCGTCGATAGCGAACGCCTAGCTGTCGGTATCACAACTATTATAGCGGGTTTTCATATCGGCCGGTTGCGAATATGTCGGTCATGCGGGTTGTTTCGCGAATCGACAATGTGGCAACAGTTGTGAGATGCTGGGGGGAGTGGCTAGGAGTGAGGCGAGTACGCCGCCGTTCCTTGTACTTCGTAGGGAAGCCTCGGCGACGCTGGCGGCGATTCTCGTAGTACGCTTGGCCGTGATGGCATAAGGCCGAGCGGTTAAAATATATTGAAGGAGTAAAGTCGAATGGCGTAAGCAGGTTCAATTGAATCGGGTTTTTTCAAACTGACTACGAGACGATTGTTCCCGATATCATTCTGAAGCACAATTCATCGAAGTCAGGTGCTTAGCGCGGCCGAAAAGCGCAAGCTTTGAAAACACGAGTAACGGGAAATTCGGGCGGCGCGTTCGTACTATCGTATTAGTCCGCCGAGCCGTTAGGAGCGAACGGTCTAATTGAGCATATCGTGTTGTTCTCTGGCGGTGCGAGGACAATCAATACGGCAGGTTTAGCAACGCTGGAGAGTGACTAACTCATCTCGTCAATCAATGTGCTATTATTCTGTAATATTTGTTTGCGGTAGAAGACGCCCTACACCGCGATTTTCTTCCACTTCCGCCGCTGTTTACGCCAATCGGCTACCGCCACGATCGCCCGCAGGTCGCGCTCGGTCAGCGTGTCCTTTCCCTGCTCCACCGGCGGCAGGAACAGCAACTCCTCCTGGATGTCTGGTGCCAGATTGAGCAAATTCATGATCTGCGTGACTCGTGCCCGGCTGACATGCCCAAGCGTCGCCAGTTCCGCCTGGTTGGCCACGACGCCGTCGTTGAGAAGACCTTCGAAGCGAACGGCCAGGGCCATTAACTTGGCCACACGGGGCAAACGTCGCGGAGCTGGGGGTGGCTCTACGCCCGTGCGCAATTGCTTTTTGCTCCTCTGCCCACGTCCGAAATGGACTTTCGATTTGATCGTGACTCCGCTCATACCGCGACCTCCTCAAATTCAAGTTCCTCGGCCACCGCGTTGAAGCCAGTCGGGCGGAACGTGACCGAAACGGTCCCCGCGTCGCCGTCGTAGTCTACCCGCTCAATGAGCAGTTCCAGGACGCGTGCCTGTTCCCTTAGGCTGAGCGCTTCCCACACCGCCTCGAACTGCTGCAGCGAATCAGCCACGTCCCGTTCGGTGACCGCTTCGCGGCGTAATCTGTCAGACTCGACACGGATTTCGGTTAGACGTTGTTCGGCAGTCCGCATGCGATCCAACAAGTCGACCTGCCGGTCGGTGCTACGAGAATTATCCGGCGCCGTGACGAGGGAACGCATCTCAGCATTGGCATTTTTCAGGTCCTGCTCGATACCGGTTCGTTCGGTTTCCAGTTTGTCGAGCGATGCTTGCACCTGTTCGCGGAGTTGGTCGAGCGTGGCGGCGATGAGATCGGGCTCGTTCGCGACCTGCCGTACTTGGTCAATGACGAAACGCTCGATTTCGCCGGCGGGAATCGACTTCGACGGGCAATTGTCCCAGCCCCGTTTCTGGGCATTTCCGCAGACATAGTAGCGATAGCGTTTTTTGCCGCCTTTGGTCGTGTGCGAAGGGATCATCCGGCAACCGCACGGCACACAATGCACTAGGCCTTTTAGCAACGATCCAAATTGATTGCGCACGTGTTTGCCGCCCGTGCGGTGGTTCAACCGCAATAGACGCTGGACTTGCTCGAACACTTCAGTATCGATGATCCCCTCATGCTCCCCTTCGTAGATTTCGTCCTTGTAGCGGACCTTGCCAATGTAGGCGACGTTCGTCAGCAGACTATGTAGTGTGTTCTTGTTGAAGGCCCGTCCACCACGTTGCTTGCCCTTCTTGGTCGTCCATTGCTTGGTGGACCACTGGTGGCGATCCAATTCGGCGATGGTGGCGAGGAGCGATTGCTGTTCGAGGTAGGATTCGAAGATCGTGCGGACGCGGGCCGCTTCTCGATGATTGACCACTAATCTGGAAACGCTGCGATCGATGTCGTAGCCGAGGATTGGCGCGCCGCCAACGTATTTCCCTTTACGGCGTGCTGCGGCCATTTTATCGCGCGTCCGTTCGCCGATGATCTCGCGTTCAAATTGCGCGAAGGACAATAGGATGTTGAGCGTTAAACGGCCCATGGAACTGGTCGTATTGAATTGTTGCGTCACCGAGACAAACGAAACGCCATGTTTGTCGAACGTTTCCATGATGCGGGAGAAATCAAGCAGGCTCCGGCTGAGACGGTCGACCTTATAGACGACGACACAATCGACCTGCCCGTTTTCAATATCGTCCATTAGTCGACGCAAGGCTGGCCGTTCGACGTTCCCGCCTGTGAACCCGCCATCGTCATACCGGGTTGGCAGGCACTCCCAGCCTTCGCCTTTCTGGCTCGCAATGAGCGCCTCGGCAGATTCCCGCTGCGCGTCCAGCGAATTGAAATCCTGGTCGAGACCCTCTTCGGTCGATTTTCTGCTGTATATGGCACAGCGGATTGTGCCATTGCGTTCCGAATTCTTCATTTGCGGGCCCCCGTTCCGTTCAGACGGAAGAACAGAAACCCATTCGTGTGCGAGCCGGTGATCGCCTTGGCGACCGCGGAAAGGGAGGCATAGATTTCGCCCTCGAAGTCGAAGCCCGTCGGGAGTACGGTGACCTGCACGGTCGCTCCCTTGTATTCGCGAGTCAGAATCGTGCCCGGCATGGGGATGCGTTTGTCGTGCGTCGTCGTGATCTTGCCATGGACTTTGCGGCCACGAACTGTGGGTGCCGGTTTCGTCCTCGGCGGCGCTTTCATCCGCAGGTCCGCGTCGTTGGCAATTTCCAACGCCCGCCGACGTGCTCGTTCGGACAGATCCCCTTCCACATTGGCCTGCAACCGCCAAGCGATCCGCTTGATCAACCATTGTTTGTGATTGGAGCGGCATTCCTCCTGGAATACGTCTTCGTAGCGTTCCCGCAATTCCCGGACAGTCATCTGCTGCAATTTGGAAACTTCCTTGCCGATATTCAACGCCATCCCGTTATCTCCTTCTCTCAAGTAGTTCAGCCGCCCGTTGCGACTCTCGAAACCGTTAACCCGTGGTCACCACTGAGCCTCGTTTCGCCGGGATGTGCAAGGCATGTTGCGACGGTTTCGACAGATTCTGGTTTCGGCAATGCTGGACTGGCTCGGAGGCGCAGAATTGCGGTAGCGAACATTCGGGCTAATTCACGTTCGCGGTTTTCGGCTGGCATCTCTCTTGGGTCGATATTTGTTGGCACAGAAATCTCACTTTCAATAGGCAAGCGATGTTCAACTACATAGAAATTACTCCCGTAAATGCGATACTGGCGGGTTAACAACAAGATATTTGTTTACGCATAGCGGATCGGCAAGCATCAACTGCCGTCGAATTCGCATGCGTGGTTGGGAGGATGACGATGAGCGATGAGACTCCACCGCTGTTGGAGGAGGACTATGATGCGGCGCGCGAGGTGGCCAATAAAACCGCCGCAGCGCTGGAGAAGGAACCTACCGCGAAACTTATCGAGCTGTTCGCGAAGGAACGGGCGCGGCTAGGGGCGTACCAGTTTGATTTGGTGAATGGTCTTAAACCACCTCGCCACGTGTATGACCAACTCGTGCTTGAGATTCGATTAGGTACGCTCGATAAGGACGAATTTGACTCCCGAATTAGGGACGCCGAGTCTTTGCCGCTTAGCTTGGAGATGGTTGCCGCGTATTTCGACGAGCTCGACGCAAAAGTCTCTTGGTACAGTCGGCTTCTGCAGTTGGCTCATGAGCCGACTGCGGACGGGAACGAACATGATCGGCAATTGCGAGCGGATCGGTTCACCTTTGAGATTGGCCGAAAAGTGAGCCTTCCGGGACGGCAAATCCAGTTGGTCCACGAACTGGTCGAGGAGTTACGGATCGAACAACGTTTGGGGCTGGCCCAGCTTGGAATTCACACAGCACCCTCAGCCAGCGGCCTCGTTCTCAACGTTACGAACCTCGCGGCGAATTCCTGGCGAGCCCATGCAGAAATTGCTCGCCGCAGTCAAACGAGTCACAAATACGCGTACGCCATAACTGCGTCAGAGTTGTTCGTGAGCCAGACGATTCCAGATCTACCACGGCCCGGAGATCTCCAAGCACTTCTGCATCAGGAATTAGCACTGTCGCGAAGTAAAATGAAGAATCAGGATAGCACCGGCAACAAGAGAGTGGAGATTATTAACAATGTAAGCGTCGAGCCGCATTTTCACGTTTCAAACGGGATTAATGTTGAGCTTGAAGCGACTGCGGAAGTGGATTCCTCGCCAGAGAAAACGGGTGGCAAGAAACCTCAGACGGTAAATGAGCAGCGACCACGTTCGACTAGCCCACCGAAACTGAAGAATTGGGCGGTGGGAATTGAGCACGGCAATCGCTGGTGGCTATTTCACAGAAAGAACGGGGGCTGGCAGCAGCGCGGGCTTGTCGCTATTCCGGGCGGCAACGCCGCGGCATTGATGGAACAATTGGCTGAGGGGGGAGGCGCGATGTCCAAAGCTGAGGCCAGACAGCGAATTCGTCCAAATTATGTCGGCGAGGACCGTGACAAATTGTCCAGGGCTATTACCGAAGCCCTGAAGAAAGCTCGACAGGCGATTCGAAAGGCAATTGCGAAGTCAGCCCAATGCGAATATCAAGAGGTCTCCAGTCCAATACCGCATGATCATTCAGGGTGGCGGGCCGTGATCGAAATTGGATTCGCAACACTTGATGTCGATCGGAATACGCTAATCTTCCAGCTCAAAGAGGACATGCATTGAGAACCTGCGAGCCACCTGGTTTGAGCCAGGTGGCTCGACACGGTCCATGTGGCTCGACTGCCTCGATTTTCCAGAAAATCTTCAAGTCGTAAGGTTAAGGCTATTTGAGAGTTGCGGTCCGACTGAAGAAACGACAGTCCAAAACCCCCGGGCGAGCCACCTTCGAGCCACCCACTTCCAGGCGAAGCGGCTGTGCGACAGCCGCGCGTTACGCACGCGAAGCCTGGAGTATGTCATGGACGTCCCCTATCCTCCGCCAAATCGGGGGAAAACTGTATCTCCACCGGGAGTGGATCTCGATTTCGAATTTGAACGCGGATTTGCACGCCAGCTCATTCACAACGCAGTGGCGCGCGCGGCCTACCGACTCGATTTGGAGGCGACGGCCCGCGAAGATCTTGCACAGGCGATTGCTTACGAGTTGATTCGGCGTTCGCGCTGGTTTGATGCCGGTCGTGGTTCTTGGCGCGCCTTCTGCGTGACTATTGTCACGCGTTGTTTAAAGTCGGAAATCGATAAGTACTGCCGAAAAGCGCGCACATCTCCGGTCAGCTCGGTCGAGAGCGACGAGGAATTATCGAGTTGTCGATCGTTCGTCGACTTGCTCGATCTGCAGTTCGATGTACACGATTTGCTCGACCGGCTGCCTCTCGAGGAGCGGCGACTCGTGGAACCACTGCTGGATGTGTCTGTGGCAGAGGCGGCGCGTCAACTTGATCTACCGCGCAGTACCTATCGGGATCGGCTGCGAAAGATCCGGAGTCAGCGGGCTGATCCGTCGCTGCGAGAATATCTCTAGATAAGAAACCCGCGCGAAGTTTTCCGCCAGTTTGCTGCGAGCGTGGGTAATTTAACTACAGGGGCGCATATCCCGGTTCCTCTCTTCAGTTTCAATCAGTGAGAATCCAATGTCAGCGAATAAACACCGTTTTGAGTTCAATGCCGCGACTGACATGGCGGATGTGGATGCCGCCCTGTTACTTGCGTTGTGGGGGGCCGAAAGCCTCCATGGTGAATCCAACGTCCGAATCGACGCGCAATACTTTTTGGACGAAGGGCGTCGCCTCTGCATAATCGACACCTCGAATTCCGCCGGACGTGACTTCAGTCGGCTATTTCACGGGTATTTATGCCGTGAACTCGGAAAAGATGCATTCACCGTATCACGGGTGGAAAACGCCGACCCAGCACCGCAATTTGCGGCTTCCGTCTGATCGGGGGGCGATGTGGCTGATCATCGCGACAACTGGATGCGTGTTTCGCACGGTGATCCCTGCCCCGTTTGCGGCAAACCGGACAACTGTTCGGTTTCCAATGACCGGAAAGTGGTGTGGTGCGGCCGCGTTTCCGACGGCGCCTTGCGGACCAATGCCGGTGGGCAATATCTACACCGCTTGGATGACGATCCGTATGACCGGAATCCGCCACCTCCGGTGCGTATACGGCCATCGACTCGTTCGACTTCGCCGACACAAGACTGGCCCGCGCTGGCGGAGCGGTTTGCCAATGGTGCTGAAGAACATCGTCAGCGGTTGGCCGGCGAATTGGGCGTTTCCGCTACGGCACTTGCTGCCCTCGGCGTCGGTTGGAACGTTGAACGTTTCTGTTGGACTTTCCCTGAACGGGATGCGAGCGGTCAAATTATTGGGATCGCCACGCGGCGACGGGACGGCTCGAAAATCCGCATGAAAGGCGGGCGTACGGGGCTGACGTACGCGGCCGACTGGGATGCGGGTGACGGTCCGATTCTGTTGGTGGAAGGCGGAAGCGACACTGCATCGCTCTTGACGATTGGCCTTAGCACCGTGGGTCGGCCGTCCAATTGTGGTGGTGTGGATCATCTGGCTGGCATGTTGTCCGAGGTTGATCACAACCGTGAGATCATTGTCATCGGAGAACGGGACGAGAAACCAGATGGCAAATGGCCGGGCCGCGACGGAGCGGTTCGCACTGCCAAACGTCTCGCCGAAGAACTCGAACGGCCAATCGCCTGGGCGCTGCCGCCCGATAACGCCAAAGACGCCCGTGGTTGGCTCAATGTGATGCCGGAACTTCCCACCGATCGATTGGCGGACCTATTCGTTTCCGGTTTGGAGACGACTGTCATCAGTCCACCAATCGTCATCCGGCCGCCGAAACCGACCGGACCTACGGTGGCGGTCGACGATTGGCGCGGTCAGATGCTGCAAGTCCGAATCCGCTCGCTCGATTGTCCGGGCGTGTACATTGACGCCAGTACAACCGGAGCGGGAAAGTCTCACGTCGATCTGGCCGTCATTCTCTGGGCGTTGCGACGGAGGAACGCCGTATGAGGTCGCTACTTATTTATCCAACCCACGAAAATTGTGACGAGGTGCGTGAGCAACACGAGGGAAACGGCATCATTGCCGCCTGCTATCCATCACGTATTACTGAGGACACGGGCGAGCGCCCACAGAATTGCTGGAACGACAACGCCAACATTGCCGAGGGGATGGGCCTATCGGTCGTCAAGGCCGTCTGCCCGGCATGCGAGTTTCGCAAAAAATGCCGCGAGTCGGGTTATTTGGGCCAGTTATCTACGGTGGCAGATGCCCACGTGGCAATTGCGACGCACAAGCGAGCCGAATACACCGGCCTCGCGGAATTATCGCAAAGCCGTGAGTACCTTTCGATTCATGAAGATGCAATCAGCTTGCTGAGGCCGCCGGCCGAGATCAGTCTCAGTGACATCATTCAGGCACGGCTGTTGGTTCAAGACTACATACTCAATGATCCGGCATCCCTCAATTGGTTTGGCGATGCGACCCGTGTCGACGACGAGGGCAATCGGTACCAGGATGAGGAACTGGCCATCCGCCGGGAACGCCAATACGTGTTTTTTCGGCTGATGTCAGGTCTTTTAGAGCATTTATTCCGGGCTATTGAAGCTGCCGACCAGACGGATGAATGGTCGCCTCCGGAGACAGCCAGAGTTCCCGCCGGTTTTGAGCGCACTCTTTTCTTTAGCATCCGCCGCGCGAAAATCGATTTCCAGGATCAGCCATGGCGGTTCTTGCTGACGGCCGCTGCGGGCAAACTCCATTTGGCGGCAATCATTGTTGAGCGGCGATTTCACAAGGGGGGCGGACAGGGGAATGCGTATCTGAAGAAGTCGGTCGTCGGCGTGATCGATAATCCGCCGCCGATAAATTGCGTGGTATGGATCAATGACGCTACGGCCGACACCGAACATGTCGAAGCGATCGTTGGCCACACGGTTCACCAAGCCACACCGGACGGACGCATCGAGCTCCGCAAGAAGGCGGTGCAAATCCCGCGCGACATTACCCGGCGGACCTCCGCCAAGACCGTTCGCGGCCTGATTCGCGGAGTGATGGCCGACCGACCGCAGTTCCGCCGCATTGGCATCATTGGCCACAGTACACACATGTCGGTCCTGAAGAAGTTGGGGGCCGGTTTCGATGAGCGGATTGTCAAAACCAGTTATTTCGGCAGCGGCGAGGAAAGATCCTCAAACGACTGGCACCACAAGTGTGATCTGATCATCGTTGCCGGCACGCCGCGGATTCCGCCTGCAGCGATTGCCAAACATCTCGTGCAAATCGGCGAAATGAGCGCCGCAACCTGCGAACCGGAATGGGGTGTTATCTACTGGCACGGCGAGACCGAGTCGCATGAACCCACGAAAGTGAATTCGCGCGGCTACAAGAATGAGGCGTGGCGACGCGCCCACCAAGATCTCGTCCGCGCTCAGATCGTGCAGGCCACCGGTCGGGGCCGCGGCATCCTGGAGACCGGGTGCGAAGTCCTCGTCCTCTCCGATGAGGAGTGTGGTCTGCCCCTTTCGGATTCCGGAGTCGAAATCCTCAACGATGCCAGTGTTGCGATATTGAACGCGCTCAGTGAATTAACGACGGAAAATCCTAATAAGTATATATTAGGAAAACCCGTCGTTAGCACCGGTCAGCTTGCCAAGACGACAAGCCTGTCCCGTTCGCGCTGCCGGGATTTGCTTCGTGACCTCGAACGCCGCGGGCTCGTTCAAAAGATTGGCGAACGCTCCGGTTGGCGTCTTGTGTTGAGTTCCGCCGAGGAGGCAGCGCCATGTGCTTAAACCCGTCGGTGAACTCGCATTCCGCAAATGCCGTTGTTCGGTTGGCTACTACCCATCGGCTCCTGGCGGGCCGGGGCTCGAAAGGCCATAGGTACTTCCGGGCCATCCTGGAAAGGTCCCCCCCGCGAAAACAGTCGCGCTAGTAATGACAGTTTGTTTTGGTTGTCCGAATCACCTTAACCCCTTGGCATGACACATGATGCTGACTGAAACATGGAAGGCCAATGATGAAATCCGCGACAGGCATGACGGAACGAAAACGAAAGTCGCAGCGTGTGCGGCAGGCGATCATGGAGCATTGGCGGTCACTGAGCGATCGCGAGATTGCTCTTGGGCTGCAGGTCAGCAACAGGACTGTCTCCCAACATCGGAAACGACTGGAAGATGAGGGGCGGATTCTTCCCCGGTCCGAAAGTACACAGGCTGTCGGGGCATGCCAGTTCGAGGTGTGTACTTCCGCGATTTCGCCGGCCCCGCTCAACGACCAGCTCTACGATCCGGTCGATGAATCCGAACCATCATTCTGTGCGCTGGTTGAGAACATCCGCGAAAATGGAATCTTGGAACCAATCGTGGCCAGCGGCGATGGCTACATCCTCTCGGGGCATCGTCGCCACGCGGCGGCACGATGTGTGGGGTTGGAACGCATTCCGGTCCGCATCCGGCACGACGTGTCGTACGTCGGCGACCGGGATGAGTTTCTACGGTTGCTCGCAAGCTACAACCGCCAGCGGGTTAAGACGACTGCCGAACAGGTGCGTGAGGAGGTCGCGTTGATGTCAGAGCGTTCCTGTTCGCGGGTTCGCCGGTTTCGGCGCGATTCGGCAGTTGTCGACGGCAATTGCACGGTTGCACTTCGAAAACGCAAACGCCGGTCGGCGATTCGGGACAAGATGGCACTGCGGGAGGCAATCATAAAGGTCGTCCAAGACGAGCAACGCAATTGGCCGTTGAGCGATCGGTCTGTGTTTTATCGGTTGCTCAATATCCCTGGGCTGGTCCGCAACGACCGCACGCGCGTACCCTTCGCCAATACTCCTGCCGCTTATGACGACGTGACCAATATGCTCACCCGGCTACGCCTGGACGGCTCGGTGCAGTTTGAGGCGATCTCCGACGAAACGCGGCCGGTCGTGGTGTGGGACACACATCGCGCCGCAGGGGATTTCGTCCGCCGGGAATGCGATCAGTTCCTCACCGGCTATTGGCGCGATCTGTTGCAAAGTCAGCCGAATTGGATCGAACTCCTGGTCGAGAAGAACACGGTCGCCAGCCAACTCCGCAGCGTCGCTGGCAAATACACGCTCCCCATGACCAGCGGTCGCGGCTATTCGTCACTGCCGCCGCGAAAGGAAATGGTCGACCGGTTCAAGTGCAGCGGCCGCGAACACCTCGTGGTGATCGTCGTCAGCGACTTCGATCCGGAAGGGGAAGACATTCCCGCCAGCTTTGGGATTTCGCTGCGCGATGACTTCGATGTTTCTGCCGACAGATTACGGATCGTCAAGGCCGCGCTCACCGCCGAACAAGTCCGATCGATGGATCTGCACGAAGGGCAGCTCTCGAAGGAGACCTCGTCGCGGTATCGGCGATTTGTCGAGGTTCATGGCGACCGGGCTTGGGAATTGGAATCGCTCACCGCAGACCAACTACGGGAGATTGTGGAGGCCGCCATCCGCGGCGTCCTCGACCTCGACGCCTTCGAAGCGGAGGTGGAGCGTGAGCAGCAGGAACAATGCGAGCTGACTACGAAACGTCGACGATTGCGGGAAACGCTTATCGATGACATCGACGACCTCGATTGAGGTCACTTGAATTTTCAAATCTAAGGAGCCCTTCGTGATGAAGATTGAACAATGGCCCATTGCACGCGTGAATCCGTACCCGAACAATCCGCGGTGCAACGATCAGGCAATCGATGCGGTGGCAAAATCGATCGAGGAATTCGGATTTCGTCAGCCGGTCGTGGTGGATCAAGAAGGCGTAATCATTGTTGGGCACACAAGACACAAAGCAGCATTGAAACTCAACTTTAAGAAAATCCCCGTCCACGTGGCCAAAGAACTGTCGCCGGCGCAGGTGCGGGCATACAGGCTTGCAGACAACAAAACCAATGAGTTGGCCGAGTGGGATTACAACTTGTTGCCGATTGAACTTTCGGAATTGGAGCAGAGTGGTTTTGATCTGGGGCTGATTGGATTTGATGCGGACGAACTATCCAAACTGCTTTCCCCCGATGGCAAAGAAGGGCTGACCGATCCGGATGACGCTCCCGCGCCACCCGATGAAGCGATCACGCAACTGGGCGACCTGTGGATACTTGGTGAGCATCGCTTGCTGTGTGGTGATTCCACATCTTCGGAAGACACGCTGCGTGTGATGAATGGCGAGAAAGCCGCACTCGTCGCGACTGATCCACCCTATCTCGTCGATTACACTGGAGCGAGACCGAATGAGTCCGGAAAAGACTGGTCAGAAACTTATCGAGAGATTGACATCAGCGACGCGGAAGGCTTCTTCACGCAGTTGTTCACATGCATTCTCGAAGTGGTGGCCCCGAAAGCAGCGATCTACTGTTGGCACGCTCACAAGCGGTGCGGTGTGATCCAACGTATTT from Symmachiella dynata encodes:
- a CDS encoding recombinase family protein; translation: MKNSERNGTIRCAIYSRKSTEEGLDQDFNSLDAQRESAEALIASQKGEGWECLPTRYDDGGFTGGNVERPALRRLMDDIENGQVDCVVVYKVDRLSRSLLDFSRIMETFDKHGVSFVSVTQQFNTTSSMGRLTLNILLSFAQFEREIIGERTRDKMAAARRKGKYVGGAPILGYDIDRSVSRLVVNHREAARVRTIFESYLEQQSLLATIAELDRHQWSTKQWTTKKGKQRGGRAFNKNTLHSLLTNVAYIGKVRYKDEIYEGEHEGIIDTEVFEQVQRLLRLNHRTGGKHVRNQFGSLLKGLVHCVPCGCRMIPSHTTKGGKKRYRYYVCGNAQKRGWDNCPSKSIPAGEIERFVIDQVRQVANEPDLIAATLDQLREQVQASLDKLETERTGIEQDLKNANAEMRSLVTAPDNSRSTDRQVDLLDRMRTAEQRLTEIRVESDRLRREAVTERDVADSLQQFEAVWEALSLREQARVLELLIERVDYDGDAGTVSVTFRPTGFNAVAEELEFEEVAV
- a CDS encoding DUF2924 domain-containing protein; this encodes MALNIGKEVSKLQQMTVRELRERYEDVFQEECRSNHKQWLIKRIAWRLQANVEGDLSERARRRALEIANDADLRMKAPPRTKPAPTVRGRKVHGKITTTHDKRIPMPGTILTREYKGATVQVTVLPTGFDFEGEIYASLSAVAKAITGSHTNGFLFFRLNGTGARK
- a CDS encoding ParB N-terminal domain-containing protein, which codes for MMKSATGMTERKRKSQRVRQAIMEHWRSLSDREIALGLQVSNRTVSQHRKRLEDEGRILPRSESTQAVGACQFEVCTSAISPAPLNDQLYDPVDESEPSFCALVENIRENGILEPIVASGDGYILSGHRRHAAARCVGLERIPVRIRHDVSYVGDRDEFLRLLASYNRQRVKTTAEQVREEVALMSERSCSRVRRFRRDSAVVDGNCTVALRKRKRRSAIRDKMALREAIIKVVQDEQRNWPLSDRSVFYRLLNIPGLVRNDRTRVPFANTPAAYDDVTNMLTRLRLDGSVQFEAISDETRPVVVWDTHRAAGDFVRRECDQFLTGYWRDLLQSQPNWIELLVEKNTVASQLRSVAGKYTLPMTSGRGYSSLPPRKEMVDRFKCSGREHLVVIVVSDFDPEGEDIPASFGISLRDDFDVSADRLRIVKAALTAEQVRSMDLHEGQLSKETSSRYRRFVEVHGDRAWELESLTADQLREIVEAAIRGVLDLDAFEAEVEREQQEQCELTTKRRRLRETLIDDIDDLD
- a CDS encoding DNA modification methylase → MKIEQWPIARVNPYPNNPRCNDQAIDAVAKSIEEFGFRQPVVVDQEGVIIVGHTRHKAALKLNFKKIPVHVAKELSPAQVRAYRLADNKTNELAEWDYNLLPIELSELEQSGFDLGLIGFDADELSKLLSPDGKEGLTDPDDAPAPPDEAITQLGDLWILGEHRLLCGDSTSSEDTLRVMNGEKAALVATDPPYLVDYTGARPNESGKDWSETYREIDISDAEGFFTQLFTCILEVVAPKAAIYCWHAHKRCGVIQRIWDQLGILDHQQIVWVKPTAVFGRVYWHFRHEPCMMGWVQGSQPEHDGRHEVDSVWNVDWEGKARIVGNKHPTQKPVELFARPIRKHTRTGDVCFEPFSGSGTQILAAEQLGRRCFAIEIAPTFVDVAVQRWEQFTGKKAERVSAVQEATA
- a CDS encoding RNA polymerase sigma factor — encoded protein: MDVPYPPPNRGKTVSPPGVDLDFEFERGFARQLIHNAVARAAYRLDLEATAREDLAQAIAYELIRRSRWFDAGRGSWRAFCVTIVTRCLKSEIDKYCRKARTSPVSSVESDEELSSCRSFVDLLDLQFDVHDLLDRLPLEERRLVEPLLDVSVAEAARQLDLPRSTYRDRLRKIRSQRADPSLREYL